In Vigna angularis cultivar LongXiaoDou No.4 chromosome 8, ASM1680809v1, whole genome shotgun sequence, the DNA window tttctttaaataatgaaaatttgtGTGAGACATCTTTTGTGGGTACTCCAAAAAAAATgtggaaagaaaacatcaacatattatGAATATGGCATTGACACTCATATTTCAGGATCATTTACTAATTTAGTTTTGTGGTGAATGTGTATTAACAACATGTCATTTAATTAATTGCATATTATTGGGAAtacaagtgtgagtctaagtcccacattgaatAGAAATGACAAAGTAAAACACtgtataaagatgaaagatccATTAATTCATTACAcatgaattttcttttgttggatcaccagataatatttttatattgttcacACTAATTCTGATAATGGTGTTAAATGAGAGACTTGTAATCTTTAAGGGTGTTATGTGAAGATTGTAATGGAAATAAGAGAGGAAACATGAGTAATGTAAAAGTTGAAAGTGTACATTTGTGGGTAACCCTATGGGCAGAAGGGATGAAAATTATATGATTTGGAATTCCATAAATATTGTCTTTAAACATTGTGAAATTTTACAAAGATGAATTTCCTCTTGTTGGGTCACTAGAGAATTCTTTTTATACTCTTCACAATATTTCTAATATTGAATATGTTGATAATGATATTGGATGGGAAATTTGCAATCTTAGAGGGGTTGTGTGGAGattatgatgaaaatgaaagtaaaagtaTAAATGATATGGATCGTGAGGTCATGTCTCCACACAAAGTTTATGGAAATGATGTTATGGTGGCGCAAGAAGAAAATACGGAGAATCTCTGCCAAACACTTCTTCACAATTTCCTCCTGATCAGCCTATGTTATTTTGAACATACTTAGTCAAATTTCATTATGTTCTTAAAGACACTCTGATGCTCAAGTCAGTAATCTAATCAATTGCGAGTTAgagtaaaatttcaaattcgCAATAAATGCAATTACCTACCTACTTACctcaaatatgtatttataggtttcaaaATTAGCTTATGATCAGCAAAACTGTAATCACAGCCCAATGTCTAATAACTAAGACTTATCGATAAACTTGATTAGAGATTGCGCTTAAGGTTACTTAGAATTACAAACCGTTTAATCTCATTGTTTCTCTGACCGGTCGTTCAAAGGCGTAGACCGTACGGACGTATGATACAACGTTGagacataatatattaaaatggatGCATAATGTTGCGAATGGAGAGCATTTAGGAGTTAAGGTTACTATGAATAAGGAATAAGGTAAAATTGGTGATGCATTAGAAAATGATGCTTAatgatattaataaatttatccaACAATGCTCTATTTGTCAACAATGCAAATATGATAATGCGACATCTGTGAGATTACTTCAACCACTATTAATCCCAAAACACATTTGACATATCACTATAAATTTCATTGAAGGTTTGCCTAACTTATTTGGGAGGAGAGTTATATTCGTGGTGGTAGATAGACTAAATAAAGTTGCGTATTTTATGGCTCTATCTCGTACTAAGACGAGGatcaaactttgaaaaaatatttgaaacttcAACATATAGTTTTATGATTTATGATAAGAATACTAAGACAAGGatcaaactttgaaaaaatatttgaaacttcaatatatagttttatgatTTATGATAAGAAGAAGTTTAATTAAAGTGTTATTACGTGGgtaaagaagataaaagatacttgaaatttttcataaagagattataaaattatacagTTATAGAATTactaaaatacataattaaaaaattacataattataaaactataaatacggaattacaaaattaaacGTGTAAAAACTAGATAAGGTGacgaaaaatataaaagaaaatccaccaacaaaatttgaaaatttttaaattttttataagtgagtataaaataaaaatttaataaaaactaattaatttttttcaaatatataagaaatttaaaacttaatgaaaaaacatattatattattaattcaaaataaatgcattttttaatttttaaaaaatcacacAAGCCATTGAACGAAGATCGCAAAGGATAATATTTTTGTCCAGCGTATGTGCCCTAACTCCATTGCAGAGGGTCTGTTCTGTTCCTTGTTCTCCTCTTCTCCTCAATTCAGCATCTCAGTTTCAACAGAGCATCAACAGCGAGAAACAAAGAAAGGAACCAAACCTCGAAAGAGAAGAGAACATAAGAGATGAAGTTTCGGTACGCGATGGTGTGTTCTTCGAACCAGAACAGGAGCATGGAGGCTCATTCCCTGCTCAAGAAGCAGGGCTTCGAAGTGTCTTCTTACGGCACTGGTGCCCACGTGAAGCTCCCGGGTCCCTCGGTCAGGGAGCCCAATGTCTACGAATTCGGAACCCCCTACAAGCATATGTACGATGACCTACGTAGAAAAGACTCTGAACTGTATCctcttcactttttttattcGTTTTTATTTCTGCACTTTCCCTATCTTTACCCCAAAATCAAATCCCCAACTTGTGGGGTTGCTTCAACTGAAAAAAGATTCCATCTTTTCAGCTTCAACATTTTACTCTCATaagttttcttgttttcaattTTGTCGGTAAACTTGGATTTGTGCTCTTATTTGTGTGAGTTTGATTCAAATGGCTGTAGAGGGTTTTTCTTATATTGAACTTATGATGAGTATATtgacttttataattattaccGGTGAAGTTCTacttgtatgatttttttattgcttGGCAATATGAAGTTTATTTTTATGCTGACAAGACATTGGAattaaacttgttttatttgGGGAAATAGAAGCGAAACAAAGGAAAACCAGttccttttaatatttattttgaattagttGTTTTGTATTTGTTACACTAGGTGGGGATAGTTTTGATGGAGTGAGCAACTTTTATTCACCGTGATACCAAGTGGTGGGAATTTTTGTGTAGGGATTGAATGAGCAAAGGGGGTGGTATTGTTAAGTTCTTATTTGATTGTGTCGTTTGAGCTAATGGAGTAAGATATTGAGATAACCCACTAAGGTCGGTCAAATGGTGGTGGTCGGGATAGTTTGCATGAGGTCAGAGGTATAAGTTTCATTGTTGTCACTGTATACACAAGATAAGAGGCAGATACTGAGTTCATGATCGcattaatttttgttatctaTATGCCTATCTGTTGTTAGACTTACATGCATGTTGGGTAATGAGTTTACTTTGCACTTGCattcttgttttttattctgTGTGGTGTGGTGGATTGATGGAACCTTGACTAGAGTACAGCTATAGACGAAATGGAATCTTGGCAATGCTTAAAAGAAATGCAACAGTCAAGTTGGCACCTCAACGGTGGCAGGAAAATGCTGTTGATGGCGTCTTTGACGTGGTATTGACATTTGAAGAAAAAGTGTTTGATATGGTTATTGAAGGTTAATATTCATCCTGATTTGTTTATTCAGCTTTCTGACTGTTGATTGGTCTGTTGTTAGTGAATATAAAATGGTGTTGTAGGACATTTGAATCTGAGTAACTTTTAGatagatttttattttgctaGCAATACAAAGAGTCTTCTGCTTCACATTGTCTTGGTTGATAGGCCTCATTGGATAAGATGCTTGGGTTTTAAGCTGGGATGTCTGTTAGTGGTTTCAAAAGGAAGTTCCTAAGAGATATTTCTTAGCCGTGATTTGACCTTGGATTTGAACTAAAAGAGATCGGAAAAATAAGGTGTTTGTAACCCCGGTTTTTTCAAGGAGGTTGCAAATGCAGTGAAGTGCATTAATTTTCTGTGTTTCTTTTAGATTATCTTTTATGGTTGTTGGTTGAtcttaagttgtttttagtCATTCTGgttctttttttagttattaGTAACTTTTTAAGTATGTTTTGCCTCATAAAAATGAGTGGCCAGATTATATACTGGATTACTTGATGTTTCttacattttagtttttaactACATTTCATAGTTTTGGCTGAAGCTATTGTTTTCTCAGTCCCTCCATGCATATCGTATTGGTATCTGTCCAGTTGGTGTGTACATGTGGAAACTCTAGCATAGATATGTGTCTGAATTGAAGACCATATTGTGTCTAATGTAATGACTCTAATGCCTATTTTGATGGCTATCTAACTTAAACAATGTGCAGATCTCCATAATAGAGATCAAGTTTTATTGAAAGCTGTGCTGGTAATCAACTTAGAGGTAAAAGATAACCACGACGAAGCAGCTGTGGGAGCTAAGCATACTTTGGATCTATGTCAGGAGGTTTGTATCTCATGCAACCCATCAACATTTTCTGTTGATGGCAAAATTGAAGTGCTCtatatgaatttatatgttttgaaatgGAGAtgactctttctttttctgtttcttttcaATGTTTTATTGCTTACTGTGTATGTTTTTTGTGCACAGATTGAAAAAGCAGAATCATGGGAGGAATCAATTGACGAAATTATTGCTGGTTTTGAGAATAAGTATAGGAGGAAGCTTTTGTACAGTGTCTCCTTCTACTAGAATATTGCAGGCTCCCTAGAAAAAGAACTGTTACactaatgaatatttaattaagcATACCATGAACACCATTTTTGTAAATTTGACAACTGGTATCATTTCAAATGAAAACAGATGTATTTATTGGCTGTTGTGCATTAAAATTTAAGGATCAAACTACCTAAGAATAAAAGGATCATGGACTTGTTTTGGTGAATTATTCCAAAAGGTTATGGACTTGTTTTACAATTGACATATGAAAAAcatgaaaacatgaaaaatactATGCATTTTCTTGTTGTATTTATGCAGTAAAGTACAGTTAATCCATAGAAATTAtcagaataaattttaatttttctttagtgttttcttttctctattcATGTTCAATATTAAACTATGGTCAAGTTGTTTGAGATCCAATTATACCATTGATTTCAGAATGCCTGCTGCAAATAACAGTCTAATggtttaaaatgaataattttctttatatcttaGTATTTGACCAAGTTATGTCAGACGCCTACATAGAACGCTAAGACTGcatcaaatttatgaagaaGGTTCCTTGTTTGTAATGTAGCATAAAAGTATAACCTCATGTTATTATATACTGTTCtgtttgtttaattatatttgccATTCCTCTGATTTGAATTGtgtcattttacttttcttaaacttttatgTAAATAGGCTcacctactttttttttctgtaaaatgAAAGGTTCATATGTTTTTCTAAGCAAATATAGATTTGTCTTGTTCTTCTagctatttttttaatttttattttttaatctaaaatctCCACATATTAAACTGATTGTTAAGGATCTATCTGGAATAATTGCAAAATTTCAATCTGGATTTCAAAtagaatatcaaaattaaacGTATTTAACTAAAATGGAGTTGAGTTGATTTGAAACTCTCTTTCAAAATGTTTTGCAACcgtttttaaaagaaaatagccGTTTTAAAGAGCATTTAATTGCATATaactattaataaattaaatatgaaaatagccgtttttaaatatttttttaaaaattaaaataactt includes these proteins:
- the LOC108344871 gene encoding uncharacterized protein LOC108344871; translation: MKFRYAMVCSSNQNRSMEAHSLLKKQGFEVSSYGTGAHVKLPGPSVREPNVYEFGTPYKHMYDDLRRKDSELYRRNGILAMLKRNATVKLAPQRWQENAVDGVFDVVLTFEEKVFDMVIEDLHNRDQVLLKAVLVINLEVKDNHDEAAVGAKHTLDLCQEIEKAESWEESIDEIIAGFENKYRRKLLYSVSFY